From Alligator mississippiensis isolate rAllMis1 chromosome 9, rAllMis1, whole genome shotgun sequence, one genomic window encodes:
- the CDHR2 gene encoding cadherin-related family member 2 has protein sequence MAWRPLLLLPWLVAAVSGNTAPVFNMTLVEVPEDLPQGAVAFVLTAYDADGDPLQFGLEGADAFYFSVNSNTGSVTLVASLDRETKPRLSLNVLVSDGKNQMVTKRLTVIVEDRNDNRPLFQNEPYTANIPENTPNGTTIISVLAEDKDSGPASRVSYQIVEVTPNDAKNHDLFRVLGNGTILLNGLLNYIQQSTYYLIRINATDGGGQLYGNLVYQTTSTSVSVNVLDQPDLDPQFLNEPYVGSVPENCPLGTSVLTVSAMDRDTGVNDVILYSLTNTSLPFAINDTTGTITVTGALDRESLPSDEWLLEVLARERNLDIHNRPAQARAAVTVRVTDVNDNRPQFYCCVLPQCDFTRPPQHHFEGHIAEHASARLPVANLSIVARDPDKGSNGTFELSLQGQHAAAFSVLPSRVTGEGEVQVLVQNPALVDYEQFCNMTVEIVANDTGNPANCCSVATVTILLEDTNDHSPTFNQSVYKLYVVENSPPGTVISRGITATDPDTGAFGNISYQLLPESIRDIFEVNAVSGEVLVRNGSLLDREMRAVYYATLQATDGAHLTGSTLLEIALEDDNDNAPVVTGTYKVFVVEDQEDVSVQIQAYDNDEPGTNNSRLRFTLEPGPFSANFTIDPDTGLLRSLGPLDREALNETWRGQMGVTVRVQDSGQPPCSTLVNVTVTVEDVNDNAPVFIGLPYIFKVQERPAGAYVGTVEAVDADQTEVNHRISFFFGNGNGSSNFLLRTHRLGPGHYEGRLSLDPDVPLDYEQLSQPVFNLTVQAENAATDDTLTVVSTVVQVYIIDVNDESPTIQPSPLPDARVAENSTGPQLEEVTTVQASDPDTKHMLSFQELGLSCYKGAAPVGSVCHAWFHLDPNGSVFANRSEIDYEACDLALLALRVHDNSTKFGNAYSQNETLRIIVEDVNDNSPEFLPITDTFVVIPDLSPMDLQVAVVRATDVDTGPRGVITFTILRVVFIQDGGLERPFENLFKVVTTAKDGVYVGSIQVASNLDGSLKGQYRVTVEAKDGESPVLSTQAMLDIYTVDQSYRIRLQFKRAVDEVQANTDQIKMALMAATKTTVYVAAIRALEAASASRSARAAAQSVMEAYFVYSNGTALKFGQFSTIVQSDPQALMELVQLGLAVIDPGETGQTDEQQKLIGVIAGLAGALALLILIMALVLVSSSRSYRRKLNALKALRTATTLVPDAVQQGPAIPGTNKYNAERANPVLNLALSLDEDDRDSSLDSTSVNSLDENTVDVAEEGGAVRGGRVGASAHTDSDEEPLAAALWGHHAHPSTGMAQPPGEPSPAVMGFSNPSLDTTDL, from the exons ATGGCCTGGcgcccgctgctgctgctcccctggctcGTGGCAGCAG TGTCAGGCAACACGGCTCCCGTCTTCAACATGACCTTGGTAGAGGTGCCTGAGGACCTGCCCCAAG GAGCCGTGGCCTTCGTGCTCACGGCCTACGACGCTGATGGGGACCCGCTGCAATTTGGGCTGGAAGGTGCAGATGCCTTCTACTTCAGCGTGAACTCGAACACGGGCAGCGTGACGCTGGTAGCCTCGCTGGACCGCGAG ACCAAGCCGCGGCTCAGCCTCAACGTCTTGGTGTCCGATGGGAAAAACCAAATG GTCACCAAGAGGCTCACGGTGATCGTGGAGGACAGGAACGACAACCGGCCCCTGTTCCAGAACGAGCCCTACACAGCTAACATCCCCGAG AACACGCCCAATGGCACCACCATCATCAGCGTCCTGGCCGAGGACAAGGACAGCGGCCCTGCCTCCCGCGTGTCCTACCAGATCGTGGAG GTGACCCCGAATGATGCCAAGAACCACGACCTCTTCCGGGTGCTGGGGAACGGGACCATCCTGCTCAACGGGTTGCTGAACTACATACAGCAGAGCACCTACTACCTCATCCGGATCAACGCCACG GACGGCGGGGGCCAGCTGTACGGGAATCTGGTGTACCAGACTACCAGCACCTCGGTGTCCGTGAACGTCCTCGACCAGCCTGACCTGGACCCCCAGTTCCTGAACGAGCCCTATGTGGGGTCGGTGCCCGAGAACTGCCCGCTG ggcacctcggtgctgaCAGTTTCCGCCATGGACCGGGACACGGGCGTGAACGATGTCATCCTCTACAGCCTCACCA ATACCAGCCTGCCCTTTGCCATCAACGACACCACGGGCACCATCACAGTGACGGGCGCCCTGGACCGCGAGAGCCTGCCCAGCGACGAGTGGCTGCTGGaagtgctg GCACGTGAGAGGAACCTGGACATCCACAACCGGCCAGCGCAAGCCCGGGCCGCGGTGACTGTGCGTGTGACCGACGTCAACGACAACCGGCCCCAGTTCTACTGCTGCGTCCTGCCCCAGTGTGACTTCACCAggcccccccagcaccacttCGAGGGGCACATTGCCGAGCACGCCTCCGCCCGCCTGCCCGTCGCCAACCTCAGCATCGTGGCCCGTGATCCCGACAAG ggCTCCAACGGCACCTTCGAGCTGTCCCTGCAGGGCCAGCATGCAGCCGCCTTCTCGGTGCTGCCCTCGCGGGTCACAGGCGAGGGCGAGGTGCAGGTCCTGGTGCAGAACCCGGCCTTGGTGGATTACGAACAGTTTTGTAACATGACCGTGGAG ATCGTTGCCAACGACACAGGGAATCCGGCAAACTGCTGCTCTGTGGCCACAGTGACCATCCTGCTGGAGGACACCAACGACCACAGCCCCACGTTCAACCAGAGTGTGTACAAGCTGTACGTGGTGGAGAACAGCCCGCCCGGCACCGTCATCTCCCGCGGCATCACG GCCACTGATCCAGACACTGGTGCCTTCGGCAACATCTCCTACCAGCTGCTGCCTGAGAGCAT CCGGGACATCTTTGAGGTGAACGCCGTGAGCGGGGAGGTGCTGGTGCGGAATGGGAGCCTGCTGGACCGCGAGATGCGGGCCGTGTACTACGCCACGCTGCAGGCCACGGACGGCGCCCACCTGACGGGCTCCACCCTGCTGGAGATTGCCCTGGAGGACGACAACGACAACGCCCCTGTCGTCACCGGCACCTACAAGGTCTTCGTGGTCGAGGACCAGGAGGACGTTTCCGTGCAGATCCAG GCCTACGACAACGACGAACCAGGCACCAACAACAGCCGCCTGCGCTTCACGCTGGAGCCAGGGCCTTTCAGTGCCAACTTCACCATTGACCCGGACACGGGGCTGCTGCGTAGCCTTGGGCCCCTGGACCGCGAGGCCCTGAACGAGACGTGGCGCGGGCAGATGGGCGTGACGGTGCGTGTCCAGGACAGCGGCCAGCCCCCGTGCAGCACCCTCGTCAACGTCACCGTCACCGTGGAG GACGTGAACGACAACGCGCCCGTCTTCATCGGGCTGCCCTACATTTTTAAGGTGCAAGAACGCCCGGCAG gggctTACGTGGGTACCGTGGAGGCCGTGGATGCCGACCAGACGGAAGTGAACCACCGCATCTCCTTCTTCTTCGGCAACGGGAATGGGTCCAGCAACTTCCTTCTGCGCACCCACCGCCTGGGCCCCGGGCACTATGAGGGCCGCCTCTCGCTGGACCCGGACGTGCCACTGGACTACGAGCAGCTGTCGCAGCCAGTTTTCAACCtcacggtgcaggctgagaaTGCAGCCACAGATGACACGCTCACCGTGGTCAGCACCGTGGTGCAGGTGTACATCATAGACGTCAACGACGAGTCCCCGACCATCCAGCCCTCCCCGCTGCCCGACGCCCGCGTGGCCgagaacagcactgggccccagcTGGAGGAGGTGACCACTGTGCAGGCCTCAGACCCAGACACCAAGCACATGCTGAGCTTCCAGGAGCTGGGCCTGAGCTGCTACAAGGGGGCAGCGCCCGTGGGCTCCGTGTGCCACGCCTGGTTCCACCTTGACCCCAACGGCTCCGTCTTTGCCAACCGCTCCGAGATTGACTACGAGGCCTGCGACCTGGCACTGCTCGCCCTGCGCGTCCACGACAACTCCACCAAGTTTGGCAATGCCTACAGCCAGAACG AGACCCTGAGAATCATCGTTGAGGACGTGAACGACAACAGCCCCGAGTTCCTGCCCATCACGGACACTTTTG TCGTCATCCCCGACCTCTCCCCCATGGATCTGCAAGTGGCCGTGGTCAGG GCCACGGACGTGGACACGGGGCCGAGGGGTGtcatcaccttcaccatcctccgCGTCGTCTTCATCCAGGATGGGGGCCTCGAACGCCCCTTCGAGAACCTCTTCAAGGTGGTGACCACGGCCAAGGACGGCGTCTACGTCGGCAGCATCCA GGTTGCCAGCAACCTCGACGGGTCGCTGAAGGGCCAGTACCGGGTGACGGTGGAGGCCAAGGATGGCGAGTCGCCAGTGCTGAGCACGCAGGCCATGCTGGAT attTACACCGTGGACCAGAGCTACCGGATCCGGCTGCAGTTCAAGAGAGCTGTGGATGAAGTGCAAGCCAACACCGACCAGATCAAGAT gGCCCTGATGGCGGCGACGAAGACGACGGTGTACGTGGCAGCCATCCgggccctggaggctgcctcagCATCCAGATCTGCCAG GGCTGCAGCGCAGTCCGTGATGGAGGCGTACTTCGTCTACAGCAACGGGACAGCCCTGAAGTTTGGCCAGTTCAGCAC CATCGTCCAGAGCGACCCGCAGGCCCTGATGGAGCTGGTGCAGCTCGGCCTCGCCGTCATC GACCCCGGGGAGACGGGGCAGACGGACGAGCAGCAGAAACTGATCGGCGTCATCGCGGGCCTGGCgggagccctggccctgctcatccTCATCATGGCCCTGGTGCTCGTCAGCTCCAGCCGGAG CTACCGGCGGAAGCTGAACGCGCTGAAGGCTCTGCGGACGGCGACAACACTGGTCCCCGACGCGGTGCAGCAGGGCCCGGCCATCCCCGGGACCAACAAGTACAATGCGGAGCG ggccaACCCGGTGCTCAACCTCGCGCTCAGCCTGGACGAGGATGATCGGGACTCCTCGCTGGACAGCACCAG TGTGAACTCGCTGGATGAAAACACGGTGGACGTGGCGGAGGAGGGCGGCGCCGTGCGCGGG ggcagggtgggggcatcgGCGCACACGGACAGCGACGAGGAGCCCCTGGCAGCCGCCCTATGGGGCCACCACGCGCACCCCTCTACAGGGATGGCACAGCCGCCCGGGGAGCCCAGCCCGGCCGTCATGGGCTTCAGCAACCCCAGCCTGGACACCACGGACTTGTGA
- the GPRIN1 gene encoding G protein-regulated inducer of neurite outgrowth 1, which produces MGSAEELEALQRLGQQPAPEATCQPSAPGCQPAGEALHRAHCSTGETAMRNCCVNERGVPDSQESGAGAGSPSPAGKAPAPDSSSPVGKAPEPSEGGAAASAATALPGSGAGTRLLEKSGESTLVPGNCSGQDGEAAPVGTASSLAGVCSPPGSTSPMEPADGPSPLPVLEPCLKAHGKDSGSAPAPLKHVAFLEPATRDALAGGTGADKPCPTPSALGPPHSLPDQALPSTEAACPPDGVGLQGDSQGSAHEKAPASPAQPEAQLGPPADAVVGSPGDPVPCAPAPLVKEPAPGSPGEAPGQADAALPEHAGQTGLPSPPCLSEPSPAGSPSAALEASSAVDPKTDGAGKVGEPQAAAAGEPWRADRAGALRPALSKGCSFEVTPPPQDAGTQDTATQVDSRASLVSVAVSPINPPGSASAFPFQTRGHLVSVAVSPINPLDGASAFPFQSQGTGSTVAPSSPAPAKKDAEMQVSMSVETRSVATGPMTPVSKSPQASYPEVRVKGAAEEAPEPIREVSWDEKGMTWEVYGAAMEVEVLGMAIQKHLEKQIEEHGRQMVLTPQSTRASSIKGAPRGKAKAKRPPSVFRALLQNVRRPRCCSRAGPAAE; this is translated from the coding sequence ATGGGCAGTGCTGAGGAGCTGGAGGCCCTGCAGCGCCTGGGCCAACAGCCTGCCCCCGAGGCCACGTGCCAGCCCAGCGCCCCGGGCTGCCAGCCGGCGGGCGAGGCCCTGCACCGCGCCCACTGCAGCACGGGGGAAACGGCCATGAGGAACTGCTGCGTGAATGAGCGGGGGGTCCCGGACAGCCAGGAGAGTGGTGCCGGTgcgggcagccccagccctgcgggGAAGGCCCCGGCCCCAGACAGCTCCAGCCCcgtggggaaggccccagagccctcggaggggggagctgctgccagtgccGCCACGGCGCTCCCAGGCTCTGGCGCAGGCACGAGGCTGTTGGAGAAGAGCGGTGAGAGCACGCTGGTGCCCGGGAACTGCTCAGGACAGGACGGCGAGGCAGCCCCTGTGGGGACAGCCAGCAGCCTGGCCGGCGTCTGCAGCCCCCCCGGGAGCACCAGCCCGATGGAGCCTGCAGACGGGCCGTCTCCCCTCCCCGTGCTGGAGCCCTGCCTCAAGGCGCACGGCAAGGACTCGGGGAGCGCACCGGCCCCTCTGAAACATGTGGCATTTCTGGAGCCAGCCACGAGAGATGCCTTGGCCGGCGGCACCGGGGCCGACAAGCCCTGCCCCACACCGTCGGCCCTGGGCCCCCCCCACAGCCTGCCGGATCAGGCCCTGCCGAGCACAGAAGCCGCATGCCCGCCCGATGGTGTGGGGTTGCAGGGCGACTCCCAGGGCAGCGCCCATGAGAAGGCACCAGCATCTCCAGCCCAGCCtgaggcccagctggggcccccgGCTGATGCTgttgtggggagccctggggacccAGTGCCCTGCGCCCCCGCTCCACTGGTGAAGGAGCCTGCTCCGGGCAGCCCAGGAGAGGCACCGGGGCAAGCAGACGCAGCCCTGCCGGAGCATGCGGGGCAGACggggctcccctccccgccctgcctctccgagcccagccctgccGGCAGCCCAAGCGCAGCGCTGGAGGCCTCCTCGGCCGTGGACCCGAAAACCGACGGGGCAGGCAAGGTGGGCGAGCCCCAGGCGGCTGCAGCAGGTGAGCCGTGGAGAGCGGACCGCGCTGGGGCGCTGCGGCCGGCACTGTCCAAGGGCTGCTCGTTCGAGGTCACGCCCCCGCCGCAGGACGCCGGGACACAGGACACCGCCACGCAAGTTGACAGCCGGGCATCCCTGGTGTCCGTGGCCGTCAGCCCCATCAACCCCCCGGGCAGCGCCTCGGCCTTCCCCTTCCAGACCCGGGGGCACCTCGTGTCAGTAGCCGTCAGCCCCATCAACCCCCTGGACGGGGCCTCGGCTTTCCCTTTCCAGAGCCAGGGGACGGGCAGCACCGTGGCCCCGAGCAGCCCCGCCCCGGCCAAGAAGGATGCAGAGATGCAGGTGTCCATGTCGGTGGAGACGCGGTCGGTGGCCACAGGGCCCATGACGCCGGTGAGCAAGTCTCCCCAGGCTTCGTACCCCGAGGTGCGTGTGAAGGGGGCGGCCGAGGAGGCGCCCGAGCCCATCCGGGAGGTGAGCTGGGACGAGAAGGGCATGACGTGGGAGGTGTACGGCGCCGCCATGGAGGTGGAGGTCCTGGGCATGGCCATCCAGAAACACCTGGAGAAGCAGATCGAGGAGCACGGGCGGCAGATGGTGCTCACGCCCCAGAGCACCCGCGCCAGCTCCATCAAGGGGGCCCCGCGGggcaaggccaaggccaagcGTCCGCCCAGCGTCTTCCGGGCCCTGCTGCAGAACGTGCGGCGCCCGCGTTGCTGCTCCCGCGCTGGCCCGGCCGCCGAGTGA